A region of Candidatus Obscuribacter sp. DNA encodes the following proteins:
- a CDS encoding YIP1 family protein, with the protein MPDENDKHTGPKAPAQNAPGPSNPRPNYAPQEGNPLAGPQQNPVPGPQQNPLAGPQQNPYPAPQQNPSQNPAQNSAAGLQWGQTGQSPDLFSSVPGYQPHSFGQPVTQPVVNTSFAQEQLANLAAQTGAAPIQPQGFGEPIIEPTAQPIPHVYGQLQPGQMPQHMPQPAQMHQPAQIPQPGLIHQPGQIAHPGLIPQQMPQAGYPTQPPQMPETIPQPGYQPQPAPMPQPMPQPMPQPMPQPGYQPQPAPGLPAPSAEIPQLKLPPKPPSQQKPMSQMLPYQYQYQSQQGPQEPQLAPQYTPQRSPQFQNQGQNQAQGQAQDPRQAQDPRQAQDPGQAQSQAQPQNQAQLQNPAQMQSQAYAQGQNQPANAAPMQPQSQPYNYSQDNTLNQPLNNGAQDAANAQALALKNQQAQVWQKAQQQWQLQPKSADQLAQEQAARSAQSINQAPNPNQVQNANPAQSQGQAPGVRPQQQQYQPTPRAVSTNYAGSDAGRAPNMAGQYESKDFVPKTPPVINTGQDPNKPWASSSEPQFELFAEEYEEAIRFAQKAREQNQSVAPAKPSVWQEKLAEAAAATEVPVPKVLPTVQPAATNQGAAGQPGSRQSALSDALDTVAQPQLSRGAAALRAAGLYNKGSTSREAEEPIASSFKISKQDIFGLIAYNLLIAKTICTDPKGFFAKMPPVGPMAEPLIFLLVIELIASLARCVTSFSLKPLFADLIMSLISTILGAVIVSLAFDKLGGKGNFNSTLRVLCFSKAPILIAFLGIAQFQLGTIVALGYGTYLNFVGLSKTQKLDVKTTVSIIVVMGILGALFRGNVP; encoded by the coding sequence ATGCCGGACGAAAACGACAAGCACACTGGGCCAAAGGCGCCGGCTCAAAATGCGCCAGGTCCGAGCAACCCGCGACCAAACTATGCCCCACAAGAAGGCAATCCCCTGGCTGGTCCTCAACAAAATCCTGTCCCAGGTCCTCAGCAAAATCCTCTGGCTGGTCCTCAGCAAAACCCTTACCCTGCTCCTCAACAAAATCCATCACAAAACCCTGCTCAAAACTCAGCGGCTGGTTTGCAATGGGGACAGACAGGTCAATCGCCAGACTTGTTTTCTAGCGTACCTGGTTATCAGCCTCATAGCTTTGGACAGCCAGTCACTCAACCTGTCGTGAATACATCTTTTGCCCAAGAGCAATTAGCCAATCTAGCGGCTCAGACAGGTGCTGCACCAATACAACCACAGGGTTTTGGTGAGCCAATAATCGAGCCAACGGCGCAGCCTATACCTCATGTCTATGGTCAACTTCAGCCAGGACAGATGCCGCAGCATATGCCTCAACCGGCTCAGATGCATCAACCTGCTCAGATACCACAGCCTGGTTTGATACATCAACCAGGTCAGATTGCACATCCTGGTTTGATACCGCAGCAAATGCCTCAAGCTGGTTACCCAACACAGCCGCCTCAGATGCCAGAGACGATACCGCAGCCTGGTTATCAGCCTCAGCCAGCTCCGATGCCGCAGCCGATGCCACAGCCGATGCCGCAGCCGATGCCGCAGCCTGGTTATCAGCCACAGCCAGCACCGGGACTGCCAGCACCATCGGCTGAGATACCACAACTCAAGCTCCCGCCAAAGCCACCTTCGCAGCAAAAGCCAATGAGCCAGATGCTGCCCTATCAGTATCAATATCAGTCACAGCAAGGCCCTCAAGAGCCTCAACTGGCGCCACAATATACACCCCAGCGCTCGCCCCAATTTCAAAATCAAGGACAAAATCAAGCTCAAGGACAAGCTCAAGATCCTAGACAGGCTCAAGATCCTAGACAAGCCCAAGATCCAGGACAGGCGCAGAGCCAGGCTCAACCACAAAATCAAGCACAATTACAAAACCCAGCTCAAATGCAGAGTCAGGCTTATGCACAGGGTCAAAATCAGCCAGCAAATGCCGCGCCAATGCAGCCTCAGAGCCAGCCATATAATTACAGTCAGGACAATACACTCAATCAACCGCTAAACAATGGCGCTCAAGATGCCGCCAATGCCCAGGCTTTGGCGCTAAAAAATCAACAAGCACAAGTCTGGCAAAAGGCACAACAACAGTGGCAATTGCAACCCAAATCAGCCGATCAGTTAGCACAGGAGCAAGCAGCTCGCAGCGCTCAGAGCATCAATCAAGCCCCCAACCCAAACCAAGTCCAAAACGCAAACCCAGCCCAATCTCAGGGTCAAGCGCCAGGAGTGAGACCGCAGCAACAACAATATCAGCCCACACCAAGGGCGGTATCAACCAATTATGCGGGCTCTGATGCCGGCCGCGCCCCCAATATGGCTGGTCAATACGAATCAAAAGATTTTGTCCCTAAAACTCCACCTGTGATAAACACTGGACAGGATCCCAACAAGCCCTGGGCATCAAGCTCGGAGCCCCAGTTTGAGCTATTTGCCGAAGAATACGAAGAAGCAATCAGATTTGCCCAAAAAGCGCGCGAACAAAATCAAAGCGTAGCGCCAGCCAAACCCTCGGTCTGGCAAGAAAAATTAGCAGAAGCCGCTGCTGCCACAGAAGTACCAGTACCCAAAGTATTGCCTACTGTGCAGCCAGCTGCAACGAATCAAGGCGCAGCAGGACAGCCAGGCTCTCGCCAATCAGCCCTCAGTGATGCACTGGATACAGTGGCACAGCCCCAGCTCTCCCGCGGAGCCGCCGCACTAAGAGCAGCCGGTCTCTACAACAAAGGCTCCACCTCCAGAGAGGCCGAAGAGCCCATTGCCTCGAGCTTTAAAATAAGCAAACAAGACATCTTTGGTTTGATTGCCTATAACTTACTGATTGCCAAAACTATCTGCACAGATCCCAAAGGCTTTTTTGCCAAGATGCCCCCTGTGGGACCTATGGCAGAGCCGCTTATATTTCTTCTGGTAATCGAGTTAATCGCTTCACTAGCTCGCTGCGTCACTTCGTTTAGCCTCAAACCACTATTTGCCGATTTGATCATGAGCCTTATTTCCACCATTCTTGGTGCGGTAATAGTCAGTCTCGCCTTTGACAAACTCGGTGGCAAAGGCAATTTCAATTCCACACTGCGTGTGCTTTGTTTTAGCAAAGCCCCGATACTGATAGCGTTTCTTGGCATAGCACAGTTTCAACTCGGCACGATAGTGGCGCTCGGTTATGGCACCTATCTAAACTTTGTTGGCTTGAGCAAAACTCAAAAACTTGATGTCAAAACCACGGTATCAATCATCGTTGTGATGGGCATACTCGGTGCACTATTTAGAGGCAACGTCCCTTAG
- a CDS encoding patatin-like phospholipase family protein, whose translation MKAAQTLSLVSLTALIATLLISQAAAYAATDSKDAATASDVTKSIPNTAPPGAIQSVKQFKPLNTNTDTAEAETVPDQGEKEALERDKEVYKALEKAKADELKEVEKKQAVQKEIEKAVDKATEKETGLPTETSEDQTKARLEDQSQPTLPDGLKPKPLSTGVTKSHPRVALALGGGGTRGAAHVGVLKVLTQAGIPIDIVVGTSMGSIVGGLWDAGVPLDELAAKFDDGTLMRTFMTVPLGVRLAVSPVMVAPRLLGHHAYDGLYRGKKFRNYVNSLVKKDDQSIESLHLPFAAVVLNLVDGKTYRLTKGNLGQALQASSAVPGLRKPVQIGEQLYVDGGVLANVPVTHAKEMGGDFIIAVNVDERLEKAPLHQFRAAGSVPTRVVQIQLNFIDKPQCEAADFIIHPNVDKISLISRKGRDGRRALEAGELAATLALPELRRKLIQAQILKPDGSAAD comes from the coding sequence ATGAAGGCAGCCCAGACATTATCACTTGTCAGCCTCACGGCTCTCATAGCCACCCTTTTGATCTCTCAGGCTGCAGCCTATGCAGCTACAGACAGCAAAGACGCTGCTACTGCCAGTGATGTCACTAAATCAATCCCCAACACTGCACCACCAGGGGCAATACAGTCAGTAAAACAATTCAAACCGCTTAATACCAATACTGATACCGCTGAGGCCGAGACAGTACCTGATCAAGGCGAAAAGGAAGCCCTGGAACGAGACAAAGAAGTATATAAAGCTCTGGAAAAAGCCAAAGCTGATGAGCTCAAAGAAGTTGAAAAAAAACAAGCAGTACAAAAGGAAATAGAAAAGGCTGTTGATAAAGCAACCGAAAAAGAAACAGGACTACCAACCGAAACTAGTGAAGACCAGACCAAAGCTCGGCTGGAAGATCAAAGCCAACCCACTCTTCCGGATGGTCTCAAGCCAAAGCCATTGAGCACTGGCGTCACCAAAAGTCATCCACGTGTCGCACTCGCCCTTGGTGGTGGTGGTACGCGCGGTGCCGCCCATGTGGGTGTGCTAAAGGTTTTGACTCAGGCTGGCATACCTATAGATATTGTCGTGGGCACCAGCATGGGCTCAATAGTTGGCGGACTCTGGGATGCCGGCGTGCCGTTAGATGAGCTTGCTGCCAAGTTTGACGACGGCACACTTATGCGTACATTTATGACTGTACCTTTGGGTGTGCGTTTGGCTGTTTCACCAGTAATGGTGGCGCCGCGACTACTTGGTCATCATGCCTATGATGGACTTTATCGTGGCAAAAAATTCCGCAATTATGTCAACAGCCTGGTCAAAAAGGACGACCAGAGCATTGAGTCCCTACACCTGCCTTTTGCCGCAGTTGTGCTCAATCTTGTTGATGGTAAGACCTACAGGTTGACTAAAGGCAATCTCGGACAAGCATTGCAGGCAAGCTCTGCCGTGCCCGGTCTGCGCAAACCAGTGCAGATAGGCGAGCAGCTCTATGTCGATGGCGGTGTACTGGCAAATGTGCCTGTCACCCATGCAAAGGAGATGGGCGGAGATTTTATCATTGCCGTAAATGTTGACGAGCGCCTCGAAAAAGCCCCCCTGCATCAGTTTAGAGCGGCTGGCTCTGTGCCTACTAGGGTGGTCCAAATTCAGCTTAACTTTATCGACAAGCCTCAGTGCGAGGCCGCCGACTTTATCATCCACCCCAATGTGGACAAAATCTCACTGATTTCCAGAAAGGGCCGAGACGGCAGACGGGCGCTCGAAGCCGGCGAATTGGCGGCGACCCTGGCCTTGCCGGAATTAAGACGTAAACTTATACAAGCCCAGATACTCAAACCAGACGGCAGTGCTGCCGATTAG
- the hypD gene encoding hydrogenase formation protein HypD yields MFGIKLNDDLSDEKQLARLARKIAASMTRPWTIMEVSGEQTQVMLKHGLFEMLPPELNIVHGPGCAVASVPVHIFDRAISIAQEPDVIFCAPADLLRLPGSAKDLLEVKAQGFDVRVVYSPIDCVGIAKSNPDKRVVLFDVGFESTVQADALAVWQARRHNVDNFFLLSYHANLPPVVSSILQGGGATINALLGPGQTCCITGFEAYEDLSERHSVPVVITGFEPVDILEGILKGINMLEYGKVAVENQYKRAASRVGNLEVRALISEVFEQTERDWRGIGVVPQGGYSLKADFAAYDAHKAFEPAEPCSSDVVGCISDQIWRGAKKPNDCPLFGKTCKPDSPQGATMISADGTCAAYFKHGKR; encoded by the coding sequence ATGTTTGGTATCAAACTCAACGACGACCTAAGCGATGAGAAACAACTAGCCAGATTGGCGCGCAAAATCGCCGCCAGTATGACGCGTCCGTGGACCATCATGGAAGTCTCTGGAGAGCAGACACAGGTCATGCTCAAGCACGGTTTGTTTGAGATGTTGCCGCCTGAGCTAAACATAGTGCATGGTCCTGGCTGTGCTGTAGCATCGGTGCCAGTACACATTTTTGATAGAGCGATAAGCATCGCCCAGGAGCCAGATGTAATTTTTTGCGCACCAGCAGATCTCTTGCGCCTCCCTGGGTCCGCTAAAGACTTGTTAGAGGTCAAAGCACAGGGTTTTGATGTGCGTGTCGTCTACAGTCCGATTGATTGTGTAGGCATAGCCAAAAGCAATCCAGACAAGCGTGTAGTCTTATTTGATGTGGGCTTTGAGAGCACAGTACAAGCCGACGCACTGGCTGTGTGGCAGGCCAGACGCCACAATGTCGACAATTTCTTTTTGCTCAGCTATCACGCTAATTTGCCACCAGTTGTATCAAGCATTTTGCAAGGTGGTGGCGCCACCATCAATGCTTTACTTGGTCCGGGGCAGACCTGCTGTATCACTGGCTTTGAAGCATATGAAGACTTAAGCGAACGTCATAGTGTGCCGGTCGTTATCACTGGCTTTGAGCCGGTCGATATCCTGGAAGGCATCCTTAAGGGCATCAATATGCTCGAATACGGCAAAGTAGCCGTAGAAAATCAGTACAAGCGCGCCGCCAGCCGTGTTGGCAATCTTGAAGTGCGGGCTTTGATTAGTGAAGTATTTGAACAAACCGAGCGCGACTGGCGTGGTATCGGAGTCGTGCCGCAGGGCGGTTATAGCCTCAAGGCAGACTTTGCTGCTTATGACGCTCATAAAGCCTTTGAGCCTGCTGAGCCATGCTCGAGCGATGTAGTTGGTTGTATCTCAGATCAAATTTGGCGTGGTGCTAAAAAGCCCAATGATTGTCCGCTTTTTGGTAAGACATGCAAACCTGATAGTCCTCAGGGTGCCACAATGATTAGTGCTGATGGCACATGCGCTGCTTATTTTAAGCACGGCAAGCGCTAA
- a CDS encoding MerC domain-containing protein, producing MTESSELKHVEKDVPDPPDLGQDKAILSLDNLGIFASIACLIHCLAMPVIIATVPFLGFNLSFLQEEWVENVLIILIVGFAIFAIVPGYFRHKKPIALVGLTLGLLFLGAVAFGRGTLVTDKSELVLIAVGNLILVLTHLLNRKLTTGSFLGHVHNNPNLADHSQCDHKH from the coding sequence ATGACCGAATCTTCTGAGCTAAAGCATGTAGAAAAAGATGTCCCCGACCCACCAGACCTGGGGCAGGACAAGGCTATTCTTTCGCTCGACAATCTGGGCATTTTTGCCTCTATCGCCTGCCTCATTCACTGTCTGGCAATGCCAGTAATCATTGCCACGGTGCCTTTTCTGGGCTTTAATCTGAGTTTTTTGCAAGAGGAATGGGTCGAAAACGTACTCATTATCTTGATTGTCGGCTTTGCCATTTTTGCCATTGTGCCTGGTTATTTCCGCCACAAAAAGCCAATCGCCCTGGTGGGACTGACTCTCGGTTTGCTATTTTTGGGAGCGGTGGCATTTGGTCGTGGCACACTGGTCACAGATAAGTCAGAGCTGGTCTTGATAGCCGTCGGCAACCTAATTTTGGTCTTAACTCACTTGCTCAATCGCAAGCTGACAACCGGTAGTTTTCTTGGGCATGTGCATAACAATCCCAACCTCGCCGACCACAGTCAATGCGATCATAAGCATTAG
- a CDS encoding DUF4239 domain-containing protein, translating to MDLDNYWVGAALIIGLAFLSVAGLLAVRRYIHLDNLRKCHEVGGYLLSVVGTMYAVLLGLVVVDSMTKFQTARAVVEQEANSLADVFLLSETCRPPFNTEVRKLCSDYVNEVLDKEWEDMSRGRICPDARRDVVRLINKVKQYEPVTENEKAIYPILVQEALQVWDNRRARTNIASYGVPSVEWFVLILGGIVTVVFTYFFGIESLKVQVMMTVMVSLLISLNLYLVILFGAPFSGDLQVSPEALHVDKLIFDDQLGIKPFVDKPQT from the coding sequence ATGGACTTAGATAACTATTGGGTTGGTGCAGCACTTATAATCGGTTTGGCATTTTTGTCAGTTGCCGGGCTCCTGGCAGTGCGCCGTTATATTCACCTGGACAACTTGCGCAAATGCCACGAAGTAGGCGGCTATCTGCTCTCAGTCGTTGGCACCATGTATGCAGTGCTACTGGGACTTGTGGTTGTCGACTCGATGACTAAGTTTCAGACCGCGCGCGCTGTAGTGGAGCAAGAGGCTAACAGTCTGGCTGATGTATTTTTGCTCAGTGAGACTTGTCGCCCACCTTTTAATACTGAGGTACGTAAGCTCTGCTCAGACTATGTAAATGAAGTACTGGACAAAGAATGGGAAGATATGTCCCGAGGCAGAATTTGCCCTGATGCGCGCCGCGATGTAGTGAGACTGATTAACAAAGTCAAGCAATACGAACCTGTCACTGAAAACGAAAAAGCAATCTATCCGATACTGGTGCAAGAAGCGCTCCAGGTCTGGGATAATCGCCGCGCCAGGACCAACATTGCCAGCTACGGTGTGCCCAGTGTGGAATGGTTTGTCCTCATCCTTGGTGGCATAGTCACTGTAGTTTTTACTTATTTTTTTGGTATCGAGAGCCTCAAAGTGCAGGTGATGATGACTGTGATGGTATCGCTTTTGATATCACTCAATTTATACCTGGTTATACTTTTTGGCGCACCATTTAGCGGTGATTTACAGGTTAGCCCTGAGGCGCTGCATGTAGACAAACTTATATTTGATGACCAGCTCGGCATTAAGCCATTTGTCGATAAGCCACAAACCTAG
- a CDS encoding transcriptional repressor has protein sequence MADHQHGTLAPNTDNIKLTKGCKKVLEYLERFDELCSAQDIYGLMRADDTKCPGLTTVYRSLESLVSQGLVQEVVLGDGERRYEMVHPGEHHHHLVCEKCRKSVHLDECLVEQIEENIRTKHGFRIKSHLLELFGVCQDCDKPQTKSTAGVH, from the coding sequence ATGGCAGACCATCAACACGGCACCCTCGCTCCTAACACCGACAATATCAAGCTAACTAAAGGCTGCAAAAAGGTCCTGGAGTATCTGGAGCGTTTTGACGAGCTGTGCAGTGCCCAGGACATATACGGGCTGATGCGCGCTGACGACACTAAGTGTCCTGGTTTGACCACTGTCTACCGCTCTCTTGAGTCGCTAGTGAGCCAGGGTCTGGTCCAGGAAGTGGTACTGGGCGATGGCGAGCGCCGCTATGAGATGGTCCACCCCGGCGAGCATCACCACCACCTGGTCTGTGAAAAATGCCGCAAGAGCGTGCACCTCGATGAGTGCCTGGTAGAGCAAATCGAAGAAAACATCCGCACCAAACATGGCTTTAGAATCAAAAGCCACTTGTTGGAGCTGTTTGGTGTCTGTCAGGACTGCGACAAGCCCCAAACCAAAAGCACTGCTGGCGTCCACTAG